The nucleotide window CCATCGTAAAGTGCTTGCGGCTCCAGTCGCAGGAAGAACCGAGACGGCGAACCTGTTTTTCAATGCGACCGCCGTACTGTTCTTTCCAAGCCCAAACCCGTTTCAGAAATTCGTCGCGGCCAATATCGTAGCGCGTCTTTCCCTCTTCCTTAGCCAACTGTTCTTCCACCTTGACCTGTGTCGCGATCCCCGCATGGTCGGTGCCGGGAATCCAGGCCACATTGTAACCGGCCATGCGCTTGAACCGGACGAGGATATCCTGCAACGTATTGTCCAGCGCATGGCCCATATGCAGCTGCCCCGTAACGTTAGGCGGCGGCATGACAATGCTGAACGGTTCTTTTGCCGGATCCGGCGCTTCATGAAAGTAGCCTTCCCGTTCCCAAAAATCGTACCATTTCGTTTCCAATTCATTGGGAGCATACCCTTCAAGTTTTTCCTTGTTCCATTCCATAACTCTTCCTCCTACACGACAAAAAAAGCGTTTTTCGGCCTCAGGATCATCTCCTGTAGGACGAAAGAACGCTTAATCCCTTCCGCGGTACCACCTATATTGCCATGCACCAGCATGACCGCTCAACTACAGATAACGGCTGCTCCCGGGCAGGCCTTTCCTCCTGCCGGCTCACGGGTGACATACGGCACAGCCGCCGATGCTTTCACACCGCACAAGCATCTCTCTGACGACGGCTCCTTACCGCTTCTTCCGGTCTTTGCTTTTTTATATTGTTAATATAGTAGCAACTTTACCTGTCCCTGTCAAGACGGTTCTTCTGTCTGTCAGTTCCATGAAAGACAATGCGCCTTTTTCGGCAACAGGCGGCAACCCATTCATAATCAGCCTGTAATATGCGCCCTTTCTTGATGCCAAACGCTTATCTCCCAACGCGACCAGAGCTGCCGCACAAGCGGGCAGGACTTCCGGCGACATGAATACTTGTCTTCCTACCGAACAGGCCATTTTTCAGGATACGACTGCATTTCGCCTTCAATTTTCTCCGCCTTCTTCGGCGGCAGTCGCCTGCCGTAACTTGCTGCCGCGATCGGACGTATGATTCTTCCAAACAACCCAAAGGGACGTATCGACGCAGATAGACGAATAAGCACCGCTGATAAAGCCGATGAGCATGACCAGGGAAAAATTCTTCGTCGATTCGCCGCCGAAGAAATGCAGCGCGCCGCAGGCAAAAAGAACGGTTGTCAGCGTATAGATACTGCGATGAATACTTTGCGCGATGCTGTCATACGCCAGTTTCTCGTACGTGTCGGTCCGCCTGTGGGTCCGCGTATTTTCACGAACGCGGTCGAAGATGACGACGGCTTCGTTCATCGAATAGCCAACGACAGTCAGAATCGCGGCCAGAAAGGACGCGTCGATCTCCAGGTGAAAGAACGAAAATACGCCCAGTACCATAATCAGATCATGTAGAATGGAAACGATAGCCGAAACGGCAATCTTGTATTCAAAGCGAAAAGAGATATAGGCCGCCAAGGCAATAAAGGCGACGGCCAGATTCATGACGGCATTTTTCGTCACTTCCGAGCCGATAACAGCGCCGACCGATTCGGTTCGTCTGATCTCAGCGCCGCCGAGCCGATCTCCCAAGGCGGTAGCGACCTGCTTGCTTTCATCACTGGATAAATTGCGCATGCGCACCATAACGTCGGCAGATGAATTCTGATCCGTAACGCCGGAGAGCTGAATAACGCTGCTTTCCAAGCCAAGCGGCGAGGCGTCCGTCACCTGGCGCACCTCCGCCACCGTGACAGGCCGGTTGAAATGAAGGTCGAGTATTGTACCGCCCGTATAATCGATACCGAAATTGAACCCGTTGATAAGAATCGAAACGATACTGGCAATGACAAGAACGGATGAGAGGGCAAACCACCATTTTTTATGACCTACAATGTTGAATTTCATGCCTGTCCCTCCTTTTTTCCGCCTTTGTCAAGATGCCGGTTCAGTCCGTAAAACCACGGATTCATGATCAACCCCGTATTGATAAACCACGTAAGCAGCGAACGGCTGACAAGGATCGCCGTAAACATGCTGACAATAAGGCCAAGAGCCAAGTTGACGGCAAACCCTTTGACCGTACCGGAGCCCATGAGAATCAGTACGACGGCAGCGATCATAACGGAAACGTTAGCATCGAGGATCGTGTTGAAGGCACGGCGGAAGCCCGCTTCCATCGATGTACGCAAGCTCTTACCGACAAGCACCTCTTCTTTGAATCGTTCAAAAATCAGGATATTCGCATCGACGGCAAATCCCATGGATAAAATGATCCCGGCAATCCCCGGCAAGGTCAGCGTAGCATCGAGATACTTCAAGATCGCCAACAGGATCAGCACGTAAACAAGAAGAGCAATATTGGCGACGACGCCGGACATGCGGTAAATGACGACAAGGAAAATCATGATCAACAGGATTCCGATGGCAAAAGCTCTTTCACTCTTTTCCTTCGAATCCTGCCCCAGGCTCGGTCCGATCGTACGGACTTCCAGAACTTGCAGTTTTACCGGCAATGCGCCGGAACGCAGGAGGATAGCCAGATTTTTTGCTTCTTCCAGCGTTTTACTGCCTGTAATGACGGCTTTGCCGCCTGTAATCGGTTCGTTGACAACAGGCGCCGTCAAGACTTCCCCATCGAGGGTGATCGCGATCTTATGTCCCACATTGGAGGCCGTCAGATCGGCAAATTTCTTGGCACCTTCATCGGTAAATTCGATGCCGACGACATTCTTATGGCCATTGTCGATCTGTTCTTTCGCCGTTTTCAGATCGGAACCGGTTAGACGGGTCGTACCGCTTTCATCCTTAAATTCCATGACGGCCGTCTTGCCGATAGTTTCGATCGCTTTTTCCGGATTCTTTTCACCGGGAAGCTCGACGATAATACGGCGGGCGCCTTCTTTTTGGACGATCGGCTCTGTCAGCCCCATTTCATTGATACGTCGTTCAACGATAGAAACGGCGCGCCCCAGGGAGTCTTCCGTTACCGGAGCATCAGGCGTATCGACAGCTTCCAGTACAATATGCGTACCGCCTTGCAGATCGAGGCCCTGCTTGATGGAATTGGCCAGCGGATAAATGCAGATGATAAAGGCAGCTAAAATAATGATGACTGCTCCGAAAAATTTTAAAATGTTACGGCTCCGCAACATATATCCCCCTCTCTTGGGTACGTTTCTTTCCTAAATATGATGACAGCCTTCTTCCGTCACGATGAGTGACATCGGGACATCGTGCGCTTCTGTCGGTACTGCCGCAACGATCTGTGCCTGCCACGCTACGGCAATGCTGACGTCACGCCGCAAGGGCTGCAAATAACGATCGTAAAAACCGGCGCCCCGTCCCAGACGATGCCCGGCTGCGTCAAAGGCCAGTCCGGAGACGAGAATCAGATCCAAGGATGTCGCCGCGACAGCCGGACTGTCCGGCGGTGCCGTCCGAATACCGTAAGCGCCGCTGACGGCAGCCGCCAGTGACGGTAATCTGGCCGCCTCCATCAGCCCGGGACCGAGACACCGCGGCACGTAGACCTCTTTGCCGGCGGCAACGGCCGCAGCGATCAACGCATCGAGGCTGACCTCACCGGGCATGTGGAGAAATGCCATAATCCGTTCTGCCCGCCGATATTGCGGCAAAGCGGACACGTACCGGCAGACAGCATCACTGCCTGCCGACTGTACTGCGGCAGGCAGCTGCTGTAACAGTTCCCTCATCCGTTGCCGGAGCAGGACCTTATTCTTCATGTTTTGTCGTTTCCGTCATTTCTGAAGCAGCCGGTGTCGCCGTGGTTTCCGTCACCTTTTCATCAGACACGTCTTCTTTTTTGTGCGACTTGCCTTCAGTCTTTGCACCCTTTCCCAGAACTTGCGTAATGGCAGTGCGGGAAACCTTTATTTCCACCTTGTCGGCAACGCGAAGCATGACGTACTCGTCATGAAGCGCTACAATCGTGCCGTAAATACCGCCGGCAGTGATTACCTTCGCGCCGTTGCGCAAGCCGTCCAACATTTCCTGCCGCCGTTTCTGCTGTTTCTTTTGCGGCCGCCACAGCATGAAATAAAAAATGACCACCATCAGCAGAATAGGCGCAAACGCCTGTAATTGTTCCATATCCATCCTTTTCACCTCCAAAATTTATACGTATGAAGATGCGCTGTATCAGGCATCTTGATACTCCTGCCAGAATGCTTTTCTGAACTCGCGGAACGTGCCGTCAATAATGGACTGCCGCATTTGCCGCATGAAGTTCAGAAGGAAATAGAGATTATGAATGCTTACCAAACGGTACGCAAGCAGTTCTTCCGCCTTAAATAAATGACGGATATAGGCCCGCGAGTAGTTGCGGCACGTGTAGCACTGACAACCTTCTTCGATCGGCCTGAAGTCGCGGGCATAAGCCGCGTTGCGTACAGTAAGACGACCTGTACGGGTCATGGCCATCCCGTTACGCGCTACCCGTGTCGGATAGACGCAGTCAAACATATCAACGCCGCGCGCCACGCCTTCAATCAGACAATCGGGCGTGCCGACGCCCATGAGATAACGTGCCTTATCCCGCGGCAGATGAATCGTCGTATTCTCCAATACATCATACATTATATCCTTTGATTCGCCAACACTCAAGCCGCCGATGCCGTAACCGTCAAAATTCATGTCAACCAAATCGGCACAACTTCGCCGCCGCAGCTCAGGATACATGCCGCCCTGAACGATCCCGAACAGGCCCTGCGTAACACAGTGGTGATGAGTCAGGCAGCGGCTCGCCCAACGACTCGTCCGCTCCGTCGAAGCCTGCGCATACTCGTAATCGGCAGGATAGGGAATACATTCGTCAAAAGCCATGGCAATATCGGAATGCAATGCCATTTGAATATCCATCGATACTTCAGGAGACAAAAATTTTTTTGAGCCGTCCAGATGCGAGCGAAACGTGACGCCTTCTTCTCCGATCTTGCGCATTTGCCCCAGACTGAACACCTGGAAACCGCCGCTGTCTGTCAAGATCGCCTGTTTCCAATTCATAAAGCGATGCAGGCCGCCGGCTTCACGGATCAGTTCCTCGCCGGGCCGCAGAAAGAGATGATACGTATTGCTCAAAATAACTTGAGCGCCCATACTGTACAACTCTTCCGGGGTCAGCGTCTTCACCGTTGCCTGCGTACCGACAGGCATGAACATCGGCGTCTTGAAGGTACCGTGCGGCGTCCGCAGCAGACCCGCTCTGGCGCCGTCGCATTCAGCCTGCTGTTCGTACGTAATGACCACGAAACATCCTCCTTACTGTATAAACATGGCGTCGCCGAAACTGAAGAAACGGTATTTTTCTTTGACTGCCAGCTCATAAGCCTGCAGTATTTTTTCCCGTTCCGATAAGGCGCTGATCAGCATCAGCAGCGTTGATTCGGGCAAATGAAAATTGGTCACCAACGCATCGACAATACGGAAGGTGAAGCCGGGATAAATGAAGATATTCGTCCAACCCGAACCGGCTTCAATACGGCCGCCGCTGCCGGCGCTCTCTAAGGTGCGGACAGACGTCGTGCCGACGGAAATGACGCGCCGCCCTTCGTCTTTGGCCCGATTGATCTTTGCCGCCGCAGCAGCGGTAATATGATAGAACTCGCTATGCATTTCATGATCCTCGATCGTTTCCTCTTCAACGGGACGAAAGGTACCGAGACCGACGTGAAGCGTAACGAAAACCGTTTCCACTCCTTTTGCCCTGATCTTGTCCAACAGCGCATCCGTAAAGTGAAGACCTGCCGTCGGAGCCGCTGCCGATCCTTTTTCACGGGCATAGACGGTTTGATAATCATTCGGATCCTTCATCTTTTCATGAATATACGGCGGTAAAGGCATTTCGCCAATTTTATCGATAATGTTATCAAAAATGCCGTCGTATGAAAACTTGACGAGACGACCGCCGAAATCAGTACGGTCGACGACTTCGGCCGTCAGCCCTTCTGCA belongs to Megasphaera vaginalis (ex Bordigoni et al. 2020) and includes:
- the secF gene encoding protein translocase subunit SecF, with protein sequence MKFNIVGHKKWWFALSSVLVIASIVSILINGFNFGIDYTGGTILDLHFNRPVTVAEVRQVTDASPLGLESSVIQLSGVTDQNSSADVMVRMRNLSSDESKQVATALGDRLGGAEIRRTESVGAVIGSEVTKNAVMNLAVAFIALAAYISFRFEYKIAVSAIVSILHDLIMVLGVFSFFHLEIDASFLAAILTVVGYSMNEAVVIFDRVRENTRTHRRTDTYEKLAYDSIAQSIHRSIYTLTTVLFACGALHFFGGESTKNFSLVMLIGFISGAYSSICVDTSLWVVWKNHTSDRGSKLRQATAAEEGGEN
- the secD gene encoding protein translocase subunit SecD, producing the protein MLRSRNILKFFGAVIIILAAFIICIYPLANSIKQGLDLQGGTHIVLEAVDTPDAPVTEDSLGRAVSIVERRINEMGLTEPIVQKEGARRIIVELPGEKNPEKAIETIGKTAVMEFKDESGTTRLTGSDLKTAKEQIDNGHKNVVGIEFTDEGAKKFADLTASNVGHKIAITLDGEVLTAPVVNEPITGGKAVITGSKTLEEAKNLAILLRSGALPVKLQVLEVRTIGPSLGQDSKEKSERAFAIGILLIMIFLVVIYRMSGVVANIALLVYVLILLAILKYLDATLTLPGIAGIILSMGFAVDANILIFERFKEEVLVGKSLRTSMEAGFRRAFNTILDANVSVMIAAVVLILMGSGTVKGFAVNLALGLIVSMFTAILVSRSLLTWFINTGLIMNPWFYGLNRHLDKGGKKEGQA
- a CDS encoding 5-formyltetrahydrofolate cyclo-ligase, translated to MKNKVLLRQRMRELLQQLPAAVQSAGSDAVCRYVSALPQYRRAERIMAFLHMPGEVSLDALIAAAVAAGKEVYVPRCLGPGLMEAARLPSLAAAVSGAYGIRTAPPDSPAVAATSLDLILVSGLAFDAAGHRLGRGAGFYDRYLQPLRRDVSIAVAWQAQIVAAVPTEAHDVPMSLIVTEEGCHHI
- the tgt gene encoding tRNA guanosine(34) transglycosylase Tgt; this encodes MVITYEQQAECDGARAGLLRTPHGTFKTPMFMPVGTQATVKTLTPEELYSMGAQVILSNTYHLFLRPGEELIREAGGLHRFMNWKQAILTDSGGFQVFSLGQMRKIGEEGVTFRSHLDGSKKFLSPEVSMDIQMALHSDIAMAFDECIPYPADYEYAQASTERTSRWASRCLTHHHCVTQGLFGIVQGGMYPELRRRSCADLVDMNFDGYGIGGLSVGESKDIMYDVLENTTIHLPRDKARYLMGVGTPDCLIEGVARGVDMFDCVYPTRVARNGMAMTRTGRLTVRNAAYARDFRPIEEGCQCYTCRNYSRAYIRHLFKAEELLAYRLVSIHNLYFLLNFMRQMRQSIIDGTFREFRKAFWQEYQDA
- the queA gene encoding tRNA preQ1(34) S-adenosylmethionine ribosyltransferase-isomerase QueA; amino-acid sequence: MKLSDFTYDLPKELIAQHPAEPRDAARLMIYDKKTGRTEHRFFYDLVDYLTAGDVLVFNDSKVIPARLHGQRVPTGGKVELLLLTPVGGDMWEVLVKPGKKALPGTVLAFAEGLTAEVVDRTDFGGRLVKFSYDGIFDNIIDKIGEMPLPPYIHEKMKDPNDYQTVYAREKGSAAAPTAGLHFTDALLDKIRAKGVETVFVTLHVGLGTFRPVEEETIEDHEMHSEFYHITAAAAAKINRAKDEGRRVISVGTTSVRTLESAGSGGRIEAGSGWTNIFIYPGFTFRIVDALVTNFHLPESTLLMLISALSEREKILQAYELAVKEKYRFFSFGDAMFIQ